A part of Aspergillus flavus chromosome 5, complete sequence genomic DNA contains:
- a CDS encoding histone H4 → MDTANLPRNLIIGQSRRRKYVNHPVSYTPAPRVTNFTVRGIPTLNPTTKTSLIYTNNHRKQEDSRQYYGNNKLARRGGIIRIKNDIYDEARRAIRDRLTEILRQLALILESSDIHSRQRKVVTTRDFCIEKVIYALNRLGNTLYGF, encoded by the exons ATGGATACAGCTAACCTCCCTCGAAACTTGATCATCGGGCAAAGTCGACGTCGCAAGTATGTTAATCACCCTGTGTCCTACACTCCAGCTCCCCGAGTGACCAATTTCACCGTCCGTGGCATCCCGACGCTGAACCCAACCACGAAAACAAGCTTAATATACACTAACAATCACCGGAAACAGGAAGATTCGAGACAATATTATGGGAATAA CAAGCTTGCTCGTCGCGGAGGAATCATCCGAATAAAAAACGATATTTACGACGAAGCCCGTAGGGCAATCCGGGACCGTTTAACAGAG ATCTTAAGACAGTTAGCTTTGATTCTTGAGTCATCAGATATTCATTCCCGCCAGAGGAAG GTGGTAACTACACGCGAT TTCTGTATCGAAAAGGTTATTTATGCCCTAAACAGG CTGGGTAATACCTTATATGGGTTTTGA
- a CDS encoding pattern-formation protein/guanine nucleotide exchange factor (Sec7 domain protein), translated as MSSSSLPIAVDPVALVTTECITVTSAMRKHARWAHSSVSAILGGGAASRVYDRDTSAPPSPRNGTSTSRSKSRPSAVDEDHALANRWGLRGKKGKSMQDNPLISAFSRLRSDLKDCRDIRTFDTPALLHPFLQVIRSSSTSAAITSLALVALTKFFAYNIISQDSPRLSMAMQLLSAAITHCRFEASDSAADEIVLLRILKLMEGILSRPEGDLLGDESVCEMMETGLSMCCQVRLSEVLRRSAEMAMVNMCQVIFMRLSHLDVAADLDAPDPAVGDSEPTNLKMDPSVDGNTVTSQHLSAMGADTATPDRERNSGDEPSEPALSGTAVTAPPNPQDDLGDEVKPYSLASIKELFRVLIDLLDPHNRQHTDPMRVMALRIIDVALEVAGPSITRHPSLATLAQNDLCRHLFQLVRSENMPILTGSLKVAGTLLLTCRSALKLQQELYLSYLVACLHPRVEIPKEPGIDPALYSGVPQAPKLVKPSPSQTNSGRSTPVPVKDRQKLGLEGGSRKPEAREAMVESIGVLARIPSFMVELFINYDCDVDRADLCEDMVGLLSRSAFPDSATWSTTNVPPLCLDALLGYVQFIFDRLDDEPVHEGFPSIELLRSQRRTKRTIIHGAQKFNEDPKGGIAYLAAQGVVENPDDPTSVAKFLRQTTRISKKVLGEFISKRNNEQLLDAFVDLLDFSGKTVVDGLRDLLGAFRLPGESPLIERIITTFTEKFMQKAQPPEVADKDALFVLTYAIIMLNTELYNPNVKSANRMSCADFSKNLRGVNAGKDFAPEFLQQIYDSIKQNEIILPDEHDNKHAFDFAWRELLLKSTTAGELAIGETNIYDAEMFEATWKPVVATLSYVFMSASDDAVYSRVVTGFDQCAQIAARYGLTEAFDRIVFCLASISTLATDKPPSTSLNTEVQAGKQRVMVSELAVKFGRDFRAQLATVVLFRVLAGNEATVQRSWEYIVRILSNLFINSLIPPFDTSLNAELEIPPIPLQPPSQVVDRDVRGNEAGLLSAFTSYLSSYAADDPPEPSDEELDNTLCTVDCVTACSINDVLANIKSLPLSTVSTVVDTVLTLLPEESAPAVIVVKSERPSRSANGRLDANKSNYDPGMIYLLELATILALRDQTTLEAVGERLLASLQAFMRDARNLHPLALSRIIYYLLNLLRLSHDQPFMRVPVILHGISGFDQDILESVALPVIEGLSRCVSHAGLLGNEITISPDFWSILQRLHQHKESAPFVFGLLQTIVNATPPIITGDNYESAVSLANDFVSAGSVGYLEERQRDAHSRRSKGVKPPKSSTENEAVTRGLTAINMIYHLSQRAPALIKQSHLEEDEAWSAYWSPIFHSLTAQCINPCRDIRHNAVSTLQRSLLSVDINSSNEKEWTAIFEQVLFPLTLRLLKPEVFHSDPLGMGETRVQVATLVCKIFLRYLDQLPNPSGMLDLWLKILDILDRMMNSGQGDSMEEAIPESLKNIILVMADGGYLVPPSQDADKEQIWTETRKRLERFLPDLFKEIFPEMPPAQSTLTPTAPSPDLPKDDTPADEQPKEDQPSSDITEGGDGNDEQKDE; from the exons atgtcatcctcctctttgcCCATTGCGGTCGATCCGGTCGCGTTGGTGACTACAGAATGTATCACCGTCACCTCGGCTATGCGCAAGCATGCTCGCTGGGCTCATTCCTCAGTCTCAGCCATATTGGGCGGTGGTGCGGCCTCTCGAGTCTACGATCGCGATACATCTGCTCCCCCTAGCCCCCGCAATGGTACTTCAACGTCTCGCTCCAAGTCCAGGCCATCCGCCGTCGATGAAGATCACGCCCTGGCAAACCGATGGGGTctgaggggaaagaaaggcaagagCATGCAGGACAATCCGCTCATATCTGCTTTTTCACGACTACGGAGTGATCTGAAGGACTGCAGAGACATTAGGACCTTTGACACACCCGCTTTGCTTCATCCATTCCTACAAGTGATTCGTTCCTCATCGACCTCCGCCGCAATTACCTCTCTGGCATTGGTCGCGCTGACCAAGTTCTTTGCCTATAATATTATCAGCCAGGACTCTCCGCGACTGTCCATGGCGATGCAGCTTCTGTCCGCCGCAATCACCCATTGCCGATTCGAAGCCAGTGACTCCGCTGCGGATGAAATCGTCCTCCTGAGGATCCTTAAATTGATGGAGGGCATCTTGTCTCGGCCGGAGGGCGACTTGCTTGGTGACGAGAGTGTCTGCGAAATGATGGAGACTGGCCTAAGCATGTGCTGTCAAGTCCGCCTGTCGGAAGTCCTGCGGAGATCGGCTGAGATGGCTATGGTCAACATGTGTCAGGTTATCTTTATGCGACTATCGCACTTAGACGTAGCAGCCGACTTGGATGCCCCGGACCCTGCCGTGGGCGACAGTGAGCCGACCAATCTCAAAATGGACCCTTCTGTCGATGGGAACACAGTCACCTCCCAACACCTTTCCGCCATGGGTGCGGACACTGCGACACCGGATCGTGAACGTAACAGTGGGGATGAACCTTCGGAGCCAGCGCTTAGTGGAACTGCTGTTACAGCTCCCCCCAACCCGCAGGACGATCTCGGAGATGAAGTCAAGCCATATTCCCTAGCTTCTATCAAGGAGCTATTCCGTGTGTTGATCGACCTTTTGGACCCCCATAACCGGCAACATACAGATCCGATGAGAGTTATGGCGCTAAGGATTATCGATGTGGCTCTGGAAGTCGCGGGCCCTTCTATTACCAGACACCCCAGCTTGGCTACGTTAGCTCAGAATGATCTCTGCCGGCACCTCTTCCAGCTGGTTCGGTCCGAGAACATGCCGATACTGACCGGGTCCCTTAAGGTCGCCGGTACGTTGCTGTTGACCTGTCGCTCCGCCCTGAAACTCCAGCAAGAACTATACCTTTCATACTTGGTCGCCTGTCTCCATCCACGGGTTGAAATACCGAAAGAGCCGGGTATTGATCCGGCCCTCTACAGTGGAGTACCGCAGGCGCCTAAGCTGGTAAAACCCTCTCCTTCACAAACTAACAGTGGAAGATCCACGCCAGTACCGGTGAAAGATAGGCAGAAACTAGGCCTGGAGGGGGGTTCCAGGAAGCCCGAGGCTCGAGAAGCCATGGTGGAAAGCATCGGCGTGCTAGCAAGAATTCCGAGCTTCATGGTGGagctatttattaactatGACTGCGATGTTGACCGAGCGGACCTTTGTGAGGATATGGTCGGGTTGCTATCACGGAGTGCGTTCCCCGACTCCGCCACATGGAGCACGACCAACGTGCCACCACTCTGTTTGGATGCGCTTTTAGGCTACGTCCAGTTCATATTTGATAGATTGGATGATGAACCGGTACATGAAGGCTTTCCGTCAATTGAGCTCCTGAGGAGCCAGCGTAGAACGAAGAGGACGATCATCCACGGCGCCCAGAAATTCAATGAGGACCCCAAGGGTGGAATCGCTTATCTTGCAGCACAGGGTGTCGTCGAGAATCCAGATGATCCTACTTCGGTGGCCAAGTTCCTGAGACAAACGACCCGCATCTCCAAGAAAGTCCTGGGTGAATTCATCTCCAAACGGAACAACGAGCAGCTTCTGGATGCGTTCGTCGATCTCCTCGATTTTTCAGGGAAAACGGTGGTTGATGGGCTTAGGGATCTTCTTGGCGCATTCCGTTTGCCTGGCGAATCCCCTCTTATTGAGAGGATTATAACGACATTTACGGAGAAGTTCATGCAAAAAGCACAGCCTCCAGAGGTTGCTGATAAAGACGCATTATTTGTCCTAACATATGCCATTATCATGCTGAACACAGAGCTTTATAACCCCAACGTCAAGTCAGCCAATCGCATGTCCTGTGCAGACTTCTCAAAGAACCTGCGAGGAGTCAACGCAGGAAAAGACTTCGCTCCCGAGTTCCTTCAACAGATCTACGACTCTATTAAACAGAACGAGATTATCTTGCCGGATGAGCATGATAATAAACATGCATTTGACTTTGCATGGCGGGAGCTCTTGTTAAAGTCAACTACCGCTGGAGAACTGGCAATCGGTGAGACAAACATCTACGACGCGGAAATGTTTGAAGCGACTTGGAAGCCCGTTGTTGCTACCCTTTCGTACGTCTTTATGTCTGCCTCTGACGATGCTGTATATTCTCGTGTCGTCACGGGCTTCGATCAATGCGCCCAAATAGCTGCTCGATATGGACTGACGGAGGCATTTGATCGCATCGTCTTTTGCCTCGCCTCCATCAGCACGTTGGCGACAGACAAGCCTCCAAGCACCTCTCTTAACACAGAGGTACAGGCCGGCAAGCAACGTGTCATGGTCAGCGAGCTGGCCGTGAAGTTTGGAAGGGATTTCCGAGCACAGCTGGCTACAGTGGTTCTCTTCCGGGTGCTTGCTGGCAACGAAGCTACAGTGCAACGAAGCTGGGAGTATATTGTCCGGATTCTCAGCAATCTGTTCATCAATTCCCTTATTCCGCCATTCGACACCAGCCTTAATGCTGAACTTGAGATCCCCCCGATTCCCTTGCAGCCCCCGTCACAAGTTGTGGACCGTGATGTGCGAGGAAATGAAGCCGGGTTACTCTCTGCTTTTACATCTTACCTTTCCAGTTATGCGGCCGATGATCCCCCGGAGCCGTCGGACGAGGAGCTTGACAACACCCTTTGCACTGTGGACTGTGTAACAGCGTGTTCGATCAATGACGTTTTGGCTAATATCAA GTCACTGCCCTTGTCGACGGTTTCCACAGTCGTGGATACGGTGTTGACACTCTTGCCTGAAGAGTCTGCTCCAGCAGTCATTGTCGTAAAATCGGAACGACCGTCGAGGTCGGCAAATGGCAGACTCGACGCTAACAAGTCAAACTATGATCCTGGAATGATATATCTCCTAGAACTAGCGACCATCCTAGCCCTTCGCGATCAAACAACACTAGAGGCAGTTGGCGAGAGACTACTGGCTTCCTTACAAGCCTTCATGCGAGATGCGAGAAACTTACACCCCCTGGCTTTGTCGCGAATCATTTATTATCTGTTGAATTTGCTACGGTTGAGCCAT GATCAACCTTTCATGCGGGTTCCTGTCATTCTCCACGGAATATCAGGCTTTGATCAGGACATTTTGGAGAGTGTCGCTCTTCCCGTGATTGAAGGGCTTTCGCGTTGCGTTTCGCATGCAGGCCTTTTGGGGAATGAAATCACAATTTCGCCTGATTTCTGGTCAATCCTTCAGAGGCTGCATCAGCACAAAGAGTCTGCCCCTTTCGTTTTTGGTCTCCTCCAAACCATTGTGAACGCGACGCCACCCATCATCACTGGGGATAATTATGAGTCCGCTGTAAGCCTTGCAAACGATTTCGTTAGCGCAGGTAGTGTAGGCTACCTTGAGGAACGGCAACGAGATGCACACTCTCGGCGCTCCAAAGGTGTTAAGCCGCCAAAGTCCAG CACTGAAAATGAAGCCGTTACTCGTGGGTTAACGGCCATTAATATGATCTATCATTTAAGCCAACGGGCCCCTGCGCTTATCAAGCAGTCgcatcttgaagaagacgaag CCTGGTCCGCCTATTGGTCTCCGATTTTCCATTCTTTGACGGCACAGTGCATTAACCCTTGCCGGGACATCCGGCACAATGCAGTGTCGACTCTGCAGCGGTCGCTCCTTTCGGTTGATATTAACTCGTCCAACGAGAAGGAGTGGACCGCAATCTTCGAACAGGTCCTCTTCCCACTAACTCTCCGACTGTTGAAGCCGGAGGTCTTCCACTCTGACCCTCTCGGAATGGGCGAGACCCGGGTTCAGGTAGCCACTTTGGTCTGCAAGATCTTCTTACGTTATCTCGATCAACTTCCGAATCCTAGTGGAATGCTCGACCTGTGGCTCAAGATACTCGATATCCTTGACCGGATGATGAATAGTGGCCAGGGAGACAGTATG GAGGAGGCTATTCCAGAAAGTCTCAAGAATATCATTTTGGTCATGGCTGATGGAGGCTATCTGGTTCCACCGTCGCAAGACGCCGACAAGGAACAGATCTGGACCGAAACTAGAAAGCGCCTGGAAAGATTTCTACCAGATTTATTCAAAGAGATCTTTCCTGAAATGCCTCCCGCACAATCCACACTAACACCAACAGCCCCATCCCCAGATTTGCCGAAGGACGACACTCCCGCTGACGAACAACCGAAGGAGGACCAACCATCCTCAGATATCACAGAAGGTGGTGATGGTAATGACGAACAAAAAGATGAGTAA